From Bacillus basilensis, a single genomic window includes:
- a CDS encoding LTA synthase family protein, with the protein MKETLKSQFQNVRFTVFVALALWLKTYLITRTSFDLKLESFMQEFILFLSPLAASLLLVGLALFAKGKKRNYIALGINFVLTIVLVGNVMFYGFYNDFVTLPVLGQTSNFGSLGSSVKELFNYKIILAFADIIVFFILLKKMKNFAPTERVARPMRSLYFVSTIAIFFANLGLAEAERPELLTRSFDRVMLVKNLGLYVHQVYDLGLQAKSSSQKAFADGSKLQETENYVKTTQSKPDPNMFGTAKGKNVIVVSLESLQTFLIGATVNGQEVTPFLNQFTKESYYFDNFFHQTGQGKTSDAEFLVDTSMYPLDRGAVFFTHGNNEYTATPEILREQGYHTSVFHANNATFWNRNIMYPALGYDRYYNELDYKITPETKLNWGLKDIEYFDQSIDMLKEVKQPFYTRFLTLTNHYPFTYDESTKLIDEYNSGDGVFDRYMVTARYLDEAMKHFIERLKAEGIYDNSVIVFYGDHYGISENHNRAMAQFLGKEEITAFDHMNLQKTPMFIHVPGQKEGKTISKPTGEIDIKPTILNLLGVDSTNQIQFGHDVFSPENKGFVVLRDGSFVTDKYMYTNSTFYDRNTGEVVQLPKEESQPLIDRAQNELNMSDKIIEGDLLRFSESNKTKTGEVKTAIKEEKKSAE; encoded by the coding sequence ATGAAAGAAACCTTGAAATCACAATTTCAAAATGTGCGTTTCACTGTATTCGTAGCTTTAGCCTTATGGTTGAAGACATACCTTATTACACGCACAAGCTTTGATTTAAAACTTGAATCTTTCATGCAAGAATTCATTTTATTCCTTAGCCCATTAGCAGCATCATTACTGCTTGTTGGTCTTGCATTATTTGCAAAAGGGAAAAAACGTAACTATATAGCACTTGGAATTAATTTTGTTTTAACAATCGTTCTTGTTGGTAACGTAATGTTCTACGGATTCTATAATGACTTCGTTACTTTACCAGTACTAGGACAAACATCTAACTTCGGAAGTTTAGGTTCTAGTGTAAAAGAATTGTTTAACTACAAAATTATCCTTGCATTTGCTGATATTATCGTATTCTTCATTTTATTGAAGAAGATGAAGAATTTTGCACCGACAGAACGTGTAGCACGCCCAATGCGTTCCCTATACTTCGTGTCAACAATTGCTATTTTCTTCGCAAACTTAGGACTGGCAGAAGCTGAACGTCCAGAACTATTAACACGTTCATTCGACCGCGTTATGCTTGTTAAAAACTTAGGTTTATATGTACACCAAGTATATGATCTTGGCTTACAAGCAAAATCAAGTTCACAAAAAGCATTTGCTGACGGTAGTAAATTACAGGAAACAGAGAACTACGTAAAAACAACGCAAAGCAAACCAGATCCAAATATGTTTGGTACTGCAAAAGGGAAAAACGTAATTGTCGTATCTCTTGAGTCATTACAAACATTCTTAATTGGTGCAACAGTTAACGGACAAGAAGTTACACCATTCTTAAACCAATTTACGAAAGAAAGTTATTACTTTGATAACTTCTTCCATCAAACTGGTCAAGGAAAAACATCTGACGCTGAATTCTTAGTAGATACTTCAATGTATCCACTAGACCGTGGTGCTGTATTCTTCACACATGGTAATAACGAATATACAGCAACTCCAGAAATTTTACGTGAGCAAGGATATCACACATCGGTATTCCACGCGAACAACGCAACGTTCTGGAACCGTAACATTATGTATCCGGCACTTGGTTATGATCGTTACTACAACGAACTTGATTACAAGATTACACCAGAAACAAAATTAAATTGGGGATTAAAAGATATCGAATACTTCGATCAATCTATCGATATGTTAAAAGAAGTGAAGCAACCGTTCTATACTCGCTTCCTTACTTTAACAAACCATTACCCATTCACTTATGATGAAAGTACGAAATTAATCGATGAATACAATTCTGGTGATGGCGTATTTGACCGTTACATGGTAACTGCTCGCTATTTAGACGAAGCAATGAAACACTTTATTGAGCGTCTAAAAGCAGAAGGTATTTACGACAACTCAGTTATCGTATTCTACGGTGATCACTATGGTATTTCTGAAAACCATAACCGTGCAATGGCACAGTTCTTAGGAAAAGAAGAAATTACTGCATTTGACCATATGAACTTACAAAAAACACCGATGTTTATTCACGTTCCTGGTCAAAAAGAAGGTAAAACAATTTCAAAACCAACTGGTGAAATTGATATTAAACCAACAATTCTAAACTTACTTGGTGTAGATTCTACGAATCAAATTCAATTTGGTCATGATGTATTCTCACCAGAAAATAAAGGATTTGTTGTTCTTCGTGACGGTAGCTTCGTTACAGATAAGTACATGTACACGAACAGTACATTCTACGATCGTAATACTGGAGAAGTTGTACAATTACCAAAAGAAGAATCTCAACCACTCATTGATCGTGCCCAAAATGAATTAAACATGTCTGACAAAATCATTGAAGGTGACTTACTTCGCTTCTCTGAAAGCAACAAGACCAAAACTGGTGAAGTAAAGACAGCTATTAAAGAAGAAAAGAAGAGCGCTGAGTAA
- a CDS encoding D-amino-acid transaminase: MGRKLAYERFVLWNDAVIDTMKQKTYIELEERGLQFGDGVYEVIRLYKGNFHLLDPHITRLYRSMEEIELTLPFSKAELITLLYKLIENNNFHEDGTIYLQVSRGVQARTHTFSYDVPPTIYAYITKKERPALWIEYGVRAISEPDTRWLRCDIKSLNLLPNILAATKAERKGCKEALFVRNGTVTEGSCSNFFLIKNGTLYTHPANHLILNGIIRQYVLSLAKTLRIPVQEELFSVRDVYQADECFFTGTTIEILPMTHLDGTAIQDGQVGPITKMLQRSFSQSLLQSNMSSS; the protein is encoded by the coding sequence ATGGGACGAAAATTGGCATATGAAAGATTTGTACTTTGGAATGATGCAGTTATTGATACAATGAAACAAAAAACGTACATAGAACTTGAAGAAAGAGGCTTGCAGTTTGGGGATGGTGTCTACGAGGTTATTCGCCTATATAAAGGAAACTTTCACTTATTAGATCCGCATATCACAAGATTATATCGCTCCATGGAAGAAATAGAATTAACACTCCCTTTCTCAAAAGCAGAACTTATTACCCTACTTTATAAACTAATTGAAAATAATAATTTCCACGAAGATGGCACTATTTATTTACAAGTATCTCGTGGTGTACAAGCTCGTACCCATACATTCTCATATGACGTCCCTCCGACAATCTATGCCTATATTACAAAGAAAGAAAGACCAGCATTATGGATTGAATATGGTGTACGCGCTATATCAGAACCAGATACGCGCTGGCTACGCTGTGATATCAAATCATTAAATTTATTACCAAATATATTAGCTGCTACGAAAGCCGAGCGCAAAGGTTGTAAGGAAGCACTTTTCGTACGAAATGGTACTGTAACTGAGGGAAGCTGTTCTAACTTCTTTCTAATCAAAAACGGAACGCTTTACACACACCCAGCCAATCACCTTATTTTAAATGGCATTATTCGTCAATATGTCCTTTCTTTAGCGAAAACCCTTCGCATTCCTGTACAAGAAGAACTTTTCAGCGTTCGTGATGTTTATCAAGCCGATGAATGTTTCTTTACAGGAACGACGATTGAAATTTTGCCAATGACTCATCTTGATGGAACCGCAATCCAAGATGGTCAAGTTGGCCCTATCACTAAAATGCTACAAAGATCCTTTTCTCAAAGTTTGTTACAATCCAATATGTCATCTTCTTAA